CCATGTGAAATTTGCAAAGGCCGTCGCTATAACCGGGAAACGCTGGAAGTGAAATATAAAGGAAAAAGTATTGCAGATGTATTGGATATGACGGTGGAAGATGCGCTTGAATTTTTCAAAAATGTACCGAAAATCCAACGGCGGCTGCAAACGCTGCATGATGTAGGATTAGGGTATGTACGGCTGGGACAGCCGGCTACCACGTTGTCCGGAGGTGAAGCGCAGCGCGTCAAGCTGGCATCGGAACTTCACCGGCGCAGCAACGGGCGGGCGATGTATATATTGGACGAGCCGACGACCGGTCTGCATATTGCCGATATCGAACGGTTGTTGATCGTGCTGCAGCGCCTGGTCGATGCAGGCGACAGCGTACTGGTGATCGAACACAATTTAGATGTGATTAAAACAGCTGATTATATTGTCGATCTGGGTCCGGAAGGCGGCGATGGGGGCGGTACCATCGTGGCCACAGGCACGCCGGAGGAGATTGCGCAGGTAAAAGCTTCCCATACAGGAGCATTTTTGCAGCCGATCCTTGAACGGGACAGACAACGGATGAATCTGCCGGCAGCAAAAGGACAAACGAAAAAAACGGCAGGCAAAAAAACGAAGACGGGTGCGGCTGTCTAGGTGCCGTTTAAGGTGTTTTTCTCAATAAGTAAAACTGCCGGTCACGGTCAAATTTTACCTTTCCTGACCGTGACCGGCAGTTCTTATTTACATAAAATGTACTGTTTTTGTTTGAAGTGATCCCCAGTATTTTTCATGAAAGACGGTGCCAACCGTATAATGCATAATACATAACGGATATTAAAGGTAATTTGACACTTCAATCAGATTCTGATCCGGATCCCGCATATAGACCGAAATAATCTTTCCCTGCGCGCCGGTTTTTTCTGCCGGTCCTTCTTCAATGCGGACACCTTGTTTAGTGAGATGGTCAATTACCTCCGAAAGCGGAGTATTCGTGATGAAACAGAGATCGAGAGAGCCGGGAGTCGGATGCAGAGCTTTCGATTTTCATTTTTATACCCATTCCCTTTGCTCCGCTCAAGATCAAGGATTTCGAGAGTCGGCTGCTACATCAAGCCTCTTTGGGTACAGTGTGCGACCGCTGTAGTCAAAAGCGAAAAACATCCCGAAATCCGAAACCGCTACTTGCAACTGAAGAACCGCAGAGGCCACAAACGTGCCATCATAGCCATTGCCCGAATGCTGCTAACGGCCATCTATCACATCTTGAAGAACAAAGTGCCCTATAACCCGGATTTGTACAAGAAATCCGATGTTCGCCCAGCAAACCGTGAAATCACGGTAGAACAAGCGATTTTATTGGCACAAGCTCAGGGTTACCGAATTATGGCGGCTACAACCTAATTCCCGTCCCCCCTTAGGGGAATACATTATTTTCCAACAGGTCGTCTTGTGTACGGCTTATTTGGCATGCTCATTTCTTAGCTTCGTTCGATTGTCATGGATTTCAGACTTCCGACTCCGTTTACTCTGTGTGGTGTAAGTACGTCACAAATGCGGTTTTTGTATCGCGTAGTCTCAGGGGTTGATCGGCAAACGAGAAACTGATCTCCTCGTATTAAAATAAGATAAAATAGGAAAGGATAGGATCAAAACTTGCAGGCAGCATAGACTGAACTGCATATATGGGAACAGGGTTAGAAAAATAATTAAGGGAAGAACATTGTTTAAATTACAATATTAAGAATTAACGGGATTATAATTATCTGTTGATACATGCACTTCGGTTTTTTGGGGGACAAGTGAGAAGAAAGCACGTCGTACAATGACAGTTGTTCGACATGTTTTTACAATATACGACTAAATTCCACGCTAATTATATCACAAAGTGAAGTAATATATTCGAAATTATAAGTGAATCAATATAATTTAAAAGATTTCTTTTAAGTAGTCTTCCACATAATCCGGCGCCGCTTTTTCCATCTGCTCTACAGTGTGCAAATAACGCTGGGTGGTAGTTATTCGAGAATGGCCAAGCGTTTCCTGCACTTGTTGCAGGGAAGCTCCATGCAGTATGGCTAATGTAGCACTGGTATGTCTAAGCCAATGAGGGGTTACTTTCTTTTTTAATTTGATTTGCTCGCGGGCCTTCTGAATAATGCGCTCTACTTGTCTAACTGTTATAGGAAAAATGAGTTGATCAGATTTTCGTTTTTTATATGTTTGACGAGAACCGCCGATCAGTTGATGTACATATTACAGAGATTGCGCACTTTGACTCACGTTGTTTTTCCTCCTATTGTCCCTCCATCACAGTTAACCAAACAGAGGTTTCTGCCGGATCGCTATGAAAATGCCCCCATTTAATGGAAACCAACTCGGATACCCGCAGTCCCAATAAAACGAGACTTACCCCGATCAGATAATCGCGGTATCCTTGGTGTCTTAGTTGATTCAATAATTGTATAACTTCCCGTTTGGTCAGATAGTGATTTTTACTATTTACTTGCACTTTTGGCGTTTGTACGGAGGTTGTCGGATTGTTTGCAAAAACGCCTCTATTCGAATCACTTCCCCATTTATATAAAGATCGAAGTGGGGCGATTAGACTTGCAATGGTAGCCGATGTTAAAGGTTTGCGGTTTTTATTCCCGAATCCTTGTTCTAAGGCAATTTTATATACTTCAATTTCCCTCCAAGTGACTTCACGTAAGCGCTTGTAGGCAAT
The sequence above is a segment of the Effusibacillus dendaii genome. Coding sequences within it:
- a CDS encoding VOC family protein — encoded protein: MHPTPGSLDLCFITNTPLSEVIDHLTKQGVRIEEGPAEKTGAQGKIISVYMRDPDQNLIEVSNYL
- a CDS encoding tyrosine-type recombinase/integrase; this encodes MIGGSRQTYKKRKSDQLIFPITVRQVERIIQKAREQIKLKKKVTPHWLRHTSATLAILHGASLQQVQETLGHSRITTTQRYLHTVEQMEKAAPDYVEDYLKEIF